Proteins from one Sphingobacteriaceae bacterium genomic window:
- a CDS encoding carboxy terminal-processing peptidase, translating to MIKFLKKIKYKSFLVLLTLSISSFTVLRYALDKNDIIFSVLLDALETHHYSSISIDDAFSEKVYDLYMKSLDREKKFLLKSDVDNLNKFKKEIDDQINNQRQDFFKLSVELIEKRIKEKEKWAEEILSAPMDLNVDEEYETDYKKLEFSATEADLKNEWRKMLKYQIIARMDDMLEKQEKAIEKKDTAYKVRTIDSIEVDARRKTKKWSQDYFKFYSKISSKDRFAQYANALTGVYDPHTEYFAPREKKKFDQMMSGQFEGIGARLQSKDGALRVSEIIVGSPSFKQGELKAGDDIIKVAQGAGEPVDVTTMDMDDAIELIKGKKGTEVRLTVRKSDNSIKVIPIVRDVVAIEETFAKSAILENKNKYGYIYLPSFYTDFTRNGARHCARDVKDEIEKLKANNIKGLILDLRDNGGGSLSEVIDMAGLFFSLGPVVQAKSKNNMVTIYPDRNPDITWEGPLAIMINHGSASASEILAAAIQDYKRGVIIGTPSFGKGTVQSFWDLDNALFSQFDTIKPAGQVKITHQKFYRINGGTTQLKGVEPDVHLPDPYSLIDVGERQLDNPMPWDEINKAVYSEFNTLNYPLLVKNSASRIKKSSQFALLEQQSKEIKLKKDDSKYSLNINKFRQEQKQYRAQAKKYEDLRKEIKGFNATLTQVDKDKWAVDTTRLGRENRWAINLSKDIYVHESTNVLNDIK from the coding sequence ATGATTAAGTTCCTCAAAAAAATAAAATACAAGTCGTTTTTAGTATTACTGACTTTATCCATAAGCTCTTTTACTGTTCTACGATATGCTCTTGATAAAAACGATATCATTTTTAGCGTTTTGTTGGATGCCTTAGAAACTCACCACTATAGTAGTATTTCTATAGATGATGCTTTTAGCGAAAAGGTTTACGATTTATATATGAAAAGCTTAGATCGCGAAAAAAAATTCTTACTGAAATCGGATGTGGATAACTTAAATAAATTTAAAAAAGAAATTGATGATCAGATTAATAATCAGCGTCAGGATTTTTTTAAATTATCTGTGGAGTTGATTGAAAAAAGAATTAAGGAAAAGGAAAAATGGGCCGAAGAAATTCTTTCTGCTCCTATGGATTTAAATGTAGATGAAGAATATGAAACGGATTATAAAAAACTTGAATTTTCAGCTACGGAAGCCGATTTAAAAAATGAGTGGAGAAAAATGTTAAAGTATCAGATTATTGCCAGAATGGATGATATGCTTGAAAAACAGGAAAAAGCGATAGAGAAAAAAGACACCGCTTATAAAGTTCGAACCATTGATTCTATTGAAGTGGATGCCCGCCGCAAAACCAAAAAATGGAGTCAGGATTATTTTAAATTTTATAGCAAAATTTCTTCTAAAGATCGTTTTGCACAATACGCCAATGCCCTAACCGGCGTTTACGATCCGCATACTGAATATTTTGCGCCCCGCGAAAAAAAGAAATTTGATCAGATGATGAGCGGACAGTTTGAAGGAATTGGAGCCCGTTTACAAAGTAAAGATGGTGCTTTACGTGTAAGTGAAATAATTGTGGGAAGTCCGAGTTTTAAACAAGGCGAATTAAAAGCCGGAGATGATATCATTAAAGTTGCACAAGGCGCAGGTGAACCGGTTGATGTAACGACCATGGATATGGATGATGCCATAGAATTGATTAAAGGAAAAAAAGGCACTGAAGTTCGATTAACCGTTCGTAAAAGTGATAACAGTATTAAAGTGATTCCTATTGTTAGAGATGTGGTTGCTATTGAAGAAACATTTGCAAAGAGCGCCATACTTGAAAATAAAAACAAATACGGTTATATCTATTTACCTTCTTTCTATACTGATTTCACCCGAAACGGTGCCCGCCATTGCGCGAGAGATGTGAAAGATGAAATAGAAAAATTAAAAGCCAACAACATCAAAGGATTAATACTCGATTTACGCGATAACGGCGGAGGTTCATTATCCGAAGTAATTGATATGGCCGGATTGTTCTTTTCACTAGGACCTGTAGTACAGGCAAAAAGTAAAAATAATATGGTGACTATTTATCCGGATAGAAATCCCGATATAACCTGGGAAGGTCCATTGGCCATCATGATTAATCATGGAAGTGCCAGCGCCAGCGAAATTTTAGCGGCTGCCATTCAGGATTATAAACGCGGCGTGATTATTGGAACACCAAGTTTTGGTAAAGGAACTGTACAATCTTTTTGGGACTTAGATAATGCCTTATTTTCGCAATTTGATACCATAAAACCGGCGGGACAGGTAAAAATTACGCATCAGAAGTTTTATCGTATTAATGGAGGCACTACTCAGTTAAAAGGTGTAGAGCCCGATGTACATTTGCCTGACCCTTATAGTTTAATTGATGTTGGGGAAAGACAATTGGATAATCCAATGCCTTGGGATGAAATTAATAAAGCCGTATACTCCGAATTTAATACTTTAAATTATCCGTTATTGGTGAAAAATTCAGCTAGCAGAATTAAAAAAAGTTCACAATTTGCTTTATTGGAACAACAATCCAAAGAAATAAAATTGAAAAAAGACGATAGTAAATACAGTTTAAATATTAATAAATTCCGTCAAGAACAAAAGCAATATAGGGCTCAGGCTAAAAAGTATGAGGATTTAAGAAAAGAAATTAAAGGCTTCAATGCTACTTTAACGCAAGTGGATAAAGATAAATGGGCCGTAGATACAACCCGTTTGGGAAGAGAAAATCGCTGGGCAATAAATTTATCCAAAGATATTTATGTACACGAGAGTACGAATGTTTTGAACGATATAAAATAA
- a CDS encoding gliding motility-associated C-terminal domain-containing protein, whose translation MKKILNILFILSLTFSYKLNAQCAGCPTVDAQFNTGPQVNICLGQSANLSASNTPILGANTSSYTVSSIPYNPLPFTGGNVAVSNCDDCWGAQQTLPFNFCFYGNTFTNFIAGSNGVLTFDPTAVGYCPWPISAPWPNIIQINRINDIGAPWRDINMAGGSSARWYVTGTAPTRTAVIYWGNVPYYSCGMIGGQGETMQIQLMESTSVIEIHIQTSQSCPWNSGAGIVGIQNATPVGVIPPARNFPGAWSTTNESWRFSPMPAVPSWTWTSPTGTVATGTTSVTVNPTVTTTYSAYVIPGCPPGTVQVVVNTPPVITPTNNSPICQGTAINLLAGGGGTNTTYAWTGPNSYTSSFQNPVIANAQPSMTGTYSLVATNNFTAGPSCASSGTTQVSVVPVDQVTVTPNYTLCQGDALNLNANNLIPPMSYSWAGPNSFTSTLQNPTLPNATPVLNGDYTATATFSTPGIPLVCTSSAVSNVSVVATSPLTLTMPANICEGFTANLSATANPMPLQFDWTGPNNFNASGNNVSIPGVLPSHTGVYNVVATWAIGTKSCTINSFNQMNVVPVAPIAINAPTMVCYPDNVHLTSSSQGAISYSWGATTGFTSNIPSPILGAPGTTATGIYTVFTAYTNGALICYNSNTTQVTVNPIIPVDLIPYKQLCFNSTYSISAPAGATSYLWLGPNNYTNTNQLLVIPSIQMPYAGTYTLEVMLGPCKTKGTTQVDVLTPISFTQTPGNKTICQGDSIALIAGASGGSHNYAYVWNPQQWLGSPTGSVQYGHPQGTTIYNLTAYDIACPFYTIGASFTVNVNKAPEPQLDLTKHEGCEPLCLNFNSKTQALASQISYDFGGGTVLQADDFNYCFNEAGTYSLKIKTTGKNGCTYLWEYPTPIHVYPTPNTILESDPVQVTTTNNNVTFYPSSTKGNVVQYQWHFDGVKGGNAGNDTSSMKNPTRIYDVIGDYPLLLISTTDKGCIDTLFKVIEVRDEFAIFIPNTFTPNGDNLNDIFNVKGVGMKAEGYSMEIYDRWGSLIYSTKEITKGWDGTVKGLFAENGVYVYKIKAQSSNGEGRKEYVGHVSLLK comes from the coding sequence ATGAAGAAAATATTAAATATTTTATTTATACTCTCACTAACATTTAGCTATAAATTAAATGCACAGTGCGCTGGCTGTCCTACTGTAGATGCCCAGTTTAATACCGGACCACAAGTGAATATTTGTTTGGGACAATCGGCGAACTTATCAGCCAGTAATACACCCATTTTAGGTGCTAATACCAGCAGTTATACTGTTTCTTCTATTCCTTACAATCCATTACCGTTCACCGGTGGCAACGTTGCCGTTTCAAACTGTGATGATTGTTGGGGAGCTCAGCAAACTTTACCTTTCAACTTTTGTTTTTACGGTAACACGTTTACTAATTTTATTGCAGGTTCTAATGGTGTATTAACTTTTGATCCGACCGCGGTTGGTTATTGTCCTTGGCCGATTAGTGCACCATGGCCTAATATTATACAAATAAACAGAATTAATGACATAGGAGCTCCTTGGAGAGACATCAATATGGCGGGTGGATCAAGTGCCAGATGGTATGTAACAGGTACGGCCCCAACAAGAACCGCTGTAATTTATTGGGGAAATGTTCCTTATTATAGTTGCGGGATGATTGGCGGACAAGGAGAAACCATGCAAATACAATTGATGGAATCAACTAGTGTAATTGAAATTCATATTCAAACTTCTCAAAGTTGTCCTTGGAATAGTGGCGCGGGGATTGTTGGAATTCAAAACGCCACTCCGGTGGGCGTTATACCTCCTGCCCGTAATTTCCCGGGTGCCTGGTCAACTACCAATGAATCTTGGCGATTTTCTCCAATGCCTGCTGTACCATCTTGGACTTGGACGAGCCCGACAGGAACAGTGGCCACAGGTACAACATCAGTAACCGTTAATCCAACTGTAACTACAACGTATTCTGCATATGTTATCCCCGGATGTCCTCCGGGCACAGTACAGGTAGTAGTGAACACACCTCCGGTTATTACACCAACAAATAATAGCCCAATTTGTCAAGGTACTGCAATTAATTTATTAGCAGGCGGTGGCGGAACAAACACAACTTATGCCTGGACCGGCCCGAATTCCTATACATCAAGTTTCCAAAATCCGGTTATCGCTAATGCGCAACCTAGTATGACAGGAACTTATAGTTTAGTTGCTACAAATAATTTTACAGCCGGACCAAGCTGCGCAAGCAGCGGCACCACGCAGGTGAGTGTTGTACCTGTAGATCAAGTTACAGTAACTCCTAATTATACATTATGCCAGGGTGACGCTTTAAATTTAAACGCAAACAATTTAATTCCTCCAATGTCATATAGTTGGGCCGGGCCAAACAGTTTTACCTCTACTCTTCAAAATCCTACTTTACCAAATGCAACTCCGGTTTTAAATGGAGATTATACAGCAACGGCAACTTTTTCAACACCGGGGATACCATTAGTTTGTACAAGTAGTGCAGTATCTAACGTTTCGGTAGTTGCCACATCTCCACTTACCCTAACTATGCCCGCGAATATATGCGAAGGTTTTACGGCTAATTTGTCAGCTACTGCTAATCCAATGCCGTTGCAATTTGATTGGACAGGACCAAACAACTTCAACGCTTCAGGTAACAACGTTTCAATTCCAGGAGTTCTTCCTTCTCATACCGGTGTTTATAACGTTGTGGCCACATGGGCTATCGGAACAAAAAGTTGTACCATTAACAGTTTTAATCAAATGAATGTAGTTCCGGTTGCACCAATTGCAATTAATGCACCTACCATGGTTTGTTATCCGGATAATGTGCATCTAACATCCAGTTCACAAGGCGCGATTTCATATAGCTGGGGTGCAACAACAGGATTTACTTCTAATATCCCAAGCCCAATATTAGGTGCGCCGGGTACAACTGCAACCGGAATTTATACCGTATTTACAGCATATACTAATGGAGCTTTAATTTGTTACAATTCAAATACCACACAAGTAACAGTGAATCCTATTATACCGGTAGATTTAATTCCATACAAACAACTTTGTTTTAATTCTACCTATTCAATCAGCGCACCTGCCGGTGCAACATCTTATTTATGGTTAGGGCCAAATAATTATACCAATACCAATCAATTATTAGTTATCCCTTCCATACAAATGCCTTATGCAGGAACCTATACTTTAGAAGTAATGTTAGGTCCATGTAAAACAAAGGGAACAACTCAAGTTGATGTGTTAACTCCTATTTCATTCACTCAAACACCGGGCAATAAAACAATTTGTCAGGGTGATAGTATTGCTTTAATTGCCGGAGCTTCCGGCGGAAGTCATAATTACGCTTATGTATGGAATCCACAACAATGGTTAGGTTCTCCAACAGGAAGTGTACAATATGGACACCCACAAGGAACAACCATTTATAATTTAACCGCATATGATATTGCTTGTCCGTTTTATACCATTGGCGCGTCTTTTACAGTGAATGTGAATAAAGCTCCTGAGCCACAATTGGATCTTACCAAACACGAAGGTTGCGAACCCTTATGTTTAAATTTTAATTCTAAAACACAAGCCCTAGCTTCGCAAATAAGTTATGATTTTGGCGGAGGAACTGTTTTACAAGCCGATGATTTTAATTATTGCTTTAATGAAGCAGGAACATACAGCTTAAAAATAAAAACAACAGGCAAGAACGGATGTACCTATTTATGGGAGTATCCAACTCCTATACATGTTTATCCTACACCCAATACAATTTTGGAATCCGATCCGGTACAAGTTACAACTACAAACAATAACGTAACTTTTTATCCTTCTTCAACAAAAGGAAATGTAGTTCAATATCAATGGCATTTTGACGGAGTTAAAGGAGGCAATGCCGGAAATGACACTTCTTCGATGAAAAATCCAACTCGAATTTATGATGTGATTGGAGATTATCCGCTCTTATTGATTTCTACTACAGATAAAGGTTGTATAGACACTTTATTTAAAGTAATCGAAGTTCGTGATGAGTTCGCAATTTTCATTCCTAATACCTTTACTCCAAATGGTGATAATCTAAACGACATCTTTAACGTGAAAGGTGTAGGTATGAAGGCAGAAGGATATAGTATGGAAATATATGATCGTTGGGGAAGTTTGATATATTCAACAAAAGAAATAACTAAGGGTTGGGATGGTACCGTAAAAGGTTTATTCGCAGAAAATGGAGTTTACGTGTATAAAATAAAGGCTCAGTCTTCAAACGGAGAAGGTCGTAAAGAATACGTTGGACACGTAAGTCTTTTAAAATAA
- a CDS encoding patatin-like phospholipase family protein has protein sequence MKADAFIGNNEIVQIIQNLKQEGIHQKEFSDVTDGIHQYVDLVMEGGGVLGIALAGYVHVLEEMNIRFLQLGGTSAGAINTMLMAASGPIHEAKTGWILEQICNKNFYDFVDGDKDAKKFIEAVLQDAGKLQMALKGVQVIDNLNNDLGLNPGNEFKSWIKQLLHSKGIVSLKDLQTLRKTGPPTGLYNKINKEVKYGPEAYERIVIVSADVTTESKIIFPEMAELFWSEPENINPAEFVRATMSIPFFFFPYRVKSIPQGTIANEKWKKHTGFEGVIPTEVAFVDGGIMSNFPIDIFHEHRKIPESPTFGVKLGVDRSETKKTDKIFSFIGAMFDSARHVHDYNYLFKNPDFKKLICVINIGHHNWLNFNINDQDKIDLFVRGAKDAAKFLREFNWPQYKELRKGTVIMHNTLNKDSIT, from the coding sequence ATGAAAGCAGATGCATTTATAGGCAACAACGAAATTGTTCAAATTATTCAGAACTTAAAGCAAGAAGGAATACATCAAAAAGAATTTTCGGATGTCACGGATGGCATTCATCAGTACGTTGATTTAGTGATGGAAGGTGGTGGTGTTTTGGGTATTGCTTTAGCCGGTTATGTACATGTGTTGGAAGAAATGAATATTCGTTTTCTGCAATTGGGCGGCACATCGGCAGGAGCAATTAATACCATGTTGATGGCTGCGTCAGGCCCAATTCATGAAGCTAAAACAGGCTGGATATTAGAACAGATATGTAATAAAAATTTTTACGATTTTGTGGATGGCGATAAGGATGCCAAAAAATTTATTGAAGCTGTTTTGCAGGATGCCGGAAAATTGCAAATGGCTTTGAAAGGTGTTCAGGTAATAGATAATTTAAATAATGATTTAGGCTTGAATCCCGGTAATGAATTCAAAAGTTGGATAAAACAATTATTACACAGCAAAGGTATTGTAAGTTTGAAAGATTTACAGACTTTAAGAAAAACCGGACCACCAACCGGCTTGTATAATAAAATAAATAAGGAGGTGAAATATGGTCCGGAAGCCTATGAGCGCATTGTTATTGTAAGTGCGGATGTGACTACGGAGAGTAAAATTATTTTTCCGGAAATGGCCGAGCTTTTTTGGAGTGAGCCTGAAAATATTAACCCGGCTGAATTTGTAAGAGCAACCATGTCGATACCATTTTTCTTTTTTCCTTATCGTGTAAAAAGTATTCCGCAGGGTACAATAGCTAATGAAAAATGGAAAAAACACACTGGGTTTGAAGGGGTAATTCCTACTGAAGTGGCATTTGTAGATGGAGGAATCATGTCTAATTTTCCAATAGATATTTTTCATGAACACCGAAAGATTCCGGAAAGCCCAACGTTTGGCGTAAAATTAGGAGTAGATAGATCGGAGACAAAAAAAACGGATAAAATATTTTCATTCATCGGTGCCATGTTTGATTCGGCACGCCATGTTCACGATTATAATTATTTATTTAAAAATCCGGATTTTAAAAAACTGATTTGCGTAATTAATATTGGTCATCATAATTGGTTGAATTTTAATATTAATGACCAGGATAAAATTGATTTGTTTGTGCGCGGTGCCAAAGATGCCGCCAAATTTTTAAGAGAATTTAATTGGCCACAATATAAAGAATTGAGAAAAGGTACGGTGATAATGCACAATACCTTAAATAAGGATTCGATAACTTAG
- a CDS encoding tRNA threonylcarbamoyladenosine dehydratase: MDNKWMERTALLVGQKGLDKLMKAHVLIVGLGGVGSYAAEAIARTGIGKITIVDGDVVDPTNRNRQLQALATTHGMSKAKLIHDRIKAINPEVEINSIDTFMTPEAMKELLEQKFSYIIDAIDSITPKLYLISTAYWNNQKLISCMGAGGKMDPTRIEVTDISKTHTDPLAQYVRKRLRYMNIYKGVKCVYSNELPAKYSIMHTDGSKFKKSAYGTISYLPAAFGLTCASVVIREISGWKEVKY; this comes from the coding sequence ATGGATAATAAATGGATGGAGAGAACTGCTCTTTTGGTTGGTCAAAAAGGATTGGATAAATTAATGAAGGCGCATGTTTTGATTGTTGGTTTAGGAGGAGTTGGTTCTTATGCCGCCGAAGCCATTGCCAGAACAGGTATAGGTAAAATTACAATTGTTGACGGGGATGTAGTAGATCCAACAAACAGAAATAGGCAGTTACAGGCGCTGGCTACAACGCACGGAATGAGCAAAGCCAAATTAATTCATGATAGAATTAAAGCAATTAATCCGGAGGTTGAAATAAATTCGATAGATACATTTATGACACCGGAAGCAATGAAAGAATTGCTTGAACAAAAATTCAGTTACATCATTGATGCGATAGATAGCATAACACCAAAACTTTATTTAATATCAACCGCGTATTGGAATAATCAGAAATTAATTTCTTGTATGGGAGCAGGTGGAAAGATGGATCCAACTCGAATTGAGGTAACTGATATTTCCAAAACCCACACCGATCCATTAGCGCAGTATGTTAGAAAACGATTGCGATATATGAATATATACAAGGGTGTTAAATGTGTTTATAGTAATGAGTTACCTGCAAAATATTCAATTATGCATACCGATGGCAGTAAGTTTAAAAAGTCAGCATATGGTACCATATCTTATTTACCGGCCGCTTTTGGTTTAACTTGCGCATCAGTTGTAATACGCGAAATTTCGGGTTGGAAAGAGGTAAAGTACTAA
- a CDS encoding SBBP repeat-containing protein, whose amino-acid sequence MPKKIHNFSLSLSLLIINLFSFSQPPSFNWAHGFGAGGTNVSNSITHDSFGNLITTGSFSGTVDFDPGIGTYTLSTLSTNAIYVHKLDANGNLNWAIKLEGNGTGEGNCVQTDHSSNVYVCGYFTGTADFDPGPGTTNLTALGNQDVFVCKFNSTGNLVWARQLGGPADEVGQGLTVDNLGNVYTTGFTQGAGDYDPGPGTFIINPIGSADVFINKLDNNGNFVWAKQFGGDNTGSGKTISYDASNNIFIGGFFSGNIDMDPNAGVYNLTSDGSTDIFITKLSASGSFIWANKMGGTFSDYCNSLVVDQFSNVYSTGAFQSTSDFDPGPGIANLTSLGINDVFISKLNANGTYAWAKKVGNTNDDIGNTIYLDTSENVITIGSFQSSVDFDPGPPVSNLVASGSNDVFILKLNSTGDYIWSLKFGGTDSDIGKSLTVDTLNNIISSGYFGGTANFNPGPGTFTVIAGGYNDYFIQKLCAIPATPINTTSPAFQNVCNGQSATLSVIGSGMINWYSSPNGTISIGTGTTFITPTLSLGTYNFYAEAFTCAKSPTRTVIGVSVTPLPAFSVSTSIALICAGETATLYASGITNCTWSPGNLTGTAVAVSPGVSTTYTAFGSNGGCVKTVTITQSVSPCTFLPLNNNENNVISVYPNPASEYLYIDADEVKSISVLDLLGKSIYSKNTWKEQHNSKERNKEINIQNWPPGIYFLKIETQDQIRLIKFYKL is encoded by the coding sequence TTGCCAAAAAAAATTCATAATTTTTCACTCTCACTAAGTTTACTAATAATAAATCTTTTTTCTTTTAGTCAACCGCCAAGTTTTAATTGGGCACATGGTTTTGGTGCAGGCGGAACTAACGTAAGTAACTCAATCACGCACGATTCATTCGGTAATTTAATCACCACCGGATCTTTTTCAGGAACAGTTGATTTTGATCCGGGAATAGGAACATACACCCTTAGCACGCTTTCAACCAATGCTATTTACGTGCATAAATTAGATGCTAATGGAAATTTAAATTGGGCAATCAAATTGGAAGGCAACGGAACCGGTGAAGGCAACTGCGTTCAAACAGATCACTCTTCTAATGTTTACGTTTGTGGATATTTTACGGGCACAGCAGATTTTGATCCGGGGCCTGGCACAACTAACTTAACAGCATTAGGCAACCAAGATGTTTTTGTGTGTAAATTTAATAGTACCGGAAATTTAGTTTGGGCCAGACAACTAGGCGGACCTGCAGATGAAGTAGGCCAGGGATTAACTGTTGACAACTTAGGTAACGTATATACAACCGGCTTTACGCAGGGTGCCGGAGATTATGATCCCGGGCCAGGTACTTTTATTATCAATCCTATTGGAAGTGCTGATGTTTTCATCAATAAACTGGATAATAACGGAAATTTTGTTTGGGCCAAACAATTTGGGGGTGATAATACCGGTTCAGGCAAAACAATTAGTTACGATGCATCAAATAATATTTTTATCGGAGGATTTTTTTCAGGGAATATTGATATGGACCCTAACGCTGGAGTATATAACTTGACTTCAGATGGAAGTACAGATATTTTTATTACCAAATTAAGTGCATCGGGGTCTTTTATATGGGCGAATAAAATGGGTGGTACATTTTCAGATTATTGTAATTCTTTAGTAGTTGACCAATTTAGTAATGTATATTCCACAGGAGCTTTTCAATCTACCTCTGATTTTGATCCGGGTCCCGGCATTGCTAATTTAACTTCATTAGGTATTAATGATGTTTTTATTTCAAAATTAAATGCCAACGGTACTTATGCTTGGGCAAAAAAAGTTGGCAATACTAACGATGATATAGGAAATACAATTTATCTGGACACAAGTGAAAATGTAATTACCATTGGTTCGTTTCAAAGTAGTGTTGATTTTGATCCGGGTCCGCCGGTTTCCAATTTAGTTGCTTCGGGAAGTAATGATGTTTTTATCTTGAAGCTAAATTCAACCGGAGATTATATTTGGTCGCTTAAATTTGGCGGAACGGATTCGGATATAGGCAAAAGTTTAACAGTTGATACTTTAAATAATATTATCAGCAGTGGCTACTTTGGTGGCACTGCAAACTTTAATCCGGGCCCGGGTACATTTACCGTTATAGCCGGAGGATACAACGATTATTTTATTCAAAAACTCTGTGCAATTCCGGCAACACCCATTAACACCACTTCACCTGCTTTTCAAAATGTTTGCAATGGACAATCTGCAACATTAAGTGTTATCGGAAGCGGGATGATTAACTGGTATTCATCGCCAAACGGAACTATAAGTATTGGAACAGGCACCACGTTCATAACGCCCACACTAAGTTTAGGGACGTATAATTTTTACGCCGAAGCTTTCACTTGCGCTAAGAGTCCAACGCGAACCGTTATTGGAGTTTCGGTAACTCCCCTACCCGCTTTTAGTGTATCAACAAGTATCGCTTTAATTTGTGCCGGTGAAACCGCCACCTTATATGCAAGTGGTATTACCAATTGCACTTGGAGCCCTGGAAATTTAACCGGAACCGCTGTTGCTGTTTCTCCGGGCGTAAGCACCACATATACAGCATTTGGTTCCAATGGAGGATGTGTGAAAACCGTTACCATTACACAATCCGTGTCGCCATGTACATTTCTACCATTAAATAATAATGAAAACAATGTGATAAGCGTTTATCCAAATCCGGCTTCGGAATATTTATATATTGATGCAGACGAGGTAAAAAGTATTTCTGTGTTAGATCTTTTAGGAAAAAGTATTTATTCTAAAAACACCTGGAAAGAACAACATAATTCAAAAGAAAGAAATAAGGAAATTAATATTCAAAACTGGCCACCCGGCATTTACTTTCTGAAAATTGAAACGCAAGATCAAATCCGACTTATAAAGTTCTATAAACTTTAA
- a CDS encoding YegP family protein yields MKSKFEIITGKNEQFYFHLKAENGEIILASEAYTSKQSCQNGIESVRHNASIRSQFKELVSKAGEPYFNLVALNGEVIGVSEMYSSVQSRDKGIEAVMHCAPLAEVP; encoded by the coding sequence ATGAAATCAAAATTTGAAATTATTACCGGTAAAAATGAACAGTTTTATTTTCATTTAAAAGCGGAAAACGGAGAAATTATTTTAGCCAGTGAAGCTTACACAAGCAAACAAAGTTGTCAAAACGGAATTGAATCAGTTCGCCATAATGCATCAATCAGAAGTCAGTTTAAAGAACTTGTTTCAAAAGCAGGCGAGCCTTACTTTAATTTAGTAGCCTTAAACGGTGAGGTAATAGGTGTTAGCGAAATGTATTCTTCCGTGCAATCGAGAGATAAAGGTATAGAAGCAGTAATGCATTGTGCTCCGCTTGCAGAAGTACCGTGA
- a CDS encoding TatD family hydrolase: MFINSHTHEQLYDATIELVNVSVYEKNLPKYFSYGIHPWNIKTDTYKDELFELERKVNEARCIAIGECGLDKLSDVDFKLQTLVFNEQIRIANKVKKPMIIHCVKAFNELINCLNLSDNSVPIIVHGFNNNENIARVLQTHGLLFSFGKALLGYESNASKIIKKVGRKNFLLETDNDDISIKYIYKKAAEILCIEEEILKMQIQSNFETIFKVKK, encoded by the coding sequence TTGTTTATAAATTCACATACGCACGAGCAATTGTATGATGCAACGATAGAATTAGTAAATGTTTCCGTTTATGAAAAGAATTTACCCAAATATTTTTCATACGGCATTCATCCCTGGAATATTAAAACTGACACTTACAAAGATGAATTATTTGAATTAGAGAGAAAAGTAAATGAGGCTAGATGTATTGCAATTGGCGAATGTGGATTAGATAAGTTGAGCGATGTTGATTTTAAATTACAAACTTTGGTATTTAATGAGCAAATTAGGATAGCTAATAAAGTAAAAAAACCGATGATTATTCATTGTGTTAAAGCATTTAATGAATTAATAAACTGCCTTAACTTAAGTGATAACAGTGTGCCTATTATTGTTCACGGCTTTAATAATAACGAAAATATTGCCCGTGTACTTCAAACACATGGTTTGTTATTTTCCTTTGGTAAAGCACTCTTAGGATATGAATCCAATGCTTCAAAAATTATAAAAAAAGTAGGACGAAAGAATTTTTTATTAGAAACAGATAATGATGATATATCAATAAAATATATTTATAAAAAAGCCGCTGAAATATTATGCATTGAAGAGGAAATTCTAAAAATGCAGATACAAAGTAATTTTGAAACAATTTTTAAAGTAAAAAAGTAA